Proteins co-encoded in one Apis mellifera strain DH4 linkage group LG15, Amel_HAv3.1, whole genome shotgun sequence genomic window:
- the LOC725659 gene encoding 39S ribosomal protein L35, mitochondrial, with translation MLRIVSTAIRALHTNINLTNSLVPKQLPITQCIQQRFFGAFSSTIHNWNNVSHIKQKPVLGHIHVNNVVPSTLVPTTTSVRTLIKYSRKKGKRKTVKAVLKRFYRLNWGIWIRTFAGRHKKLWKKSAKRRYKLKQHVFCNAKQSTLLDKMVNYYWRRPHYYVDDPYTPYHSREEFPFTRKQPKEY, from the exons atgtTGCGTATTGTTAGTACTGCTATTCGAG cTTTGCATACCAATatcaatttaacaaattctCTTGTTCCTAAACAATTACCTATTACACAATGTATTCAACAAAGATTCTTTGGTGCATTTTCTTCTACAATTCATAATTGGAATAATGTTTCTCATATAAAGCAAAAGCCAGTTCTTgg TCACATACATGTTAATAATGTTGTACCTTCGACACTAGTACCGACAACAACTTCTGTCAGAacacttataaaatattctagaaaaaaaggtaaaagaaAAACTGTGAAAGCTGTGCTTAAAAGATTCTACAGATTAAATTG gggTATATGGATTAGAACTTTTGCTGGCcgtcataaaaaattatggaagaaAAGTGCTAAACggcgatataaattaaaacagcATGTTTTCTGTAATGCAAAACAGTCAactttattagataaaatggtaaattattattggagaAGACCACACTATTATGTAGATGATCCTTATACTCCATATCATTCACGTGAAGAGTTTCCTTTCACAAGAAAACAgccaaaagaatattaa